Proteins found in one Oncorhynchus mykiss isolate Arlee chromosome 3, USDA_OmykA_1.1, whole genome shotgun sequence genomic segment:
- the LOC110513844 gene encoding tumor protein p53-inducible nuclear protein 1 yields MFQRLTSVLFGDDVEEVSGGGPGEQGFGQKEEDEEWILVDYLAEACSSPCGDGLSEVELTSEEEGDLVVVPSPIASSPIRYASCTSLDSTADTEDGGPEEEEGGFQRLEACSLEESWFVTPPPCFGGGRRGKPMVLETSPLENLLIEHPSMSVYTTHCPPRLSLNLPLPLSLNLNLCLPPVDTPAAVGMEPGRRSLDTPCHRPETVVQCRAGLHAVCYAAAVPGLLDQAQQHGRLAQRVRGAAQHQLLSRNALRRLNLLRTGGAKQVKTTTTYLHQPGQRHLNY; encoded by the exons ATGTTCCAGAGGCTCACCAGCGTCCTGTTTGGGGACGATGTGGAGGAGGTGAGTGGGGGAGGCCCTGGAGAACAGGGCTTTGGCCagaaggaggaggatgaagagtgGATCCTGGTGGACTATCTGG CCGAGGCCTGCTCCAGCCCCTGTGGTGATGGcctgtctgaggtggaactgACTTCGGAGGAGGAAGGGGACCTTGTGGTCGTCCCCTCTCCCATCGCCAGCTCCCCCATCCGCTATGCCTCCTGCACCTCCCTGGACTCCACCGCCGACACCGAGGATGGGGGTcccgaggaggaagaggggggtttCCAGCGCCTGGAGGCCTGTTCTCTAGAGGAGAGCTGGTTCGTTACTCCCCCACCCTGCTTCGGCGGGGGGAGGAGGGGCAAGCCTATGGTACTGGAGACCAGCCCCCTGGAGAACCTGCTGATAGAACACCCCAGCATGTCTGTGTACACCACCCACTGTCCCCCACGACTCTCCCtcaacctccccctccccctctccctcaacCTCAATCTCTGCCTCCCCCCCGTTGACACACCTGCCGCTGTGGGCATGGAACCGGGACGACGGTCGCTTGACACCCCCTGCCACAG GCCAGAGACGGTAGTGCAGTGCAGAGCCGGCCTCCATGCTGTCTGCTATGCGGCTGCCGTCCCAGGCCTCCTAGACCAGGCACAGCAGCATGGACGACTGGCCCAAAGGGTACGTGGCGCCGCCCAGCACCAGCTCCTCTCCCGCAATGCCCTGCGCCGCCTCAACCTGCTGCGTACTGGAGGGGCCAAGCAGGTCAAGACCACCACCACCTATCTACACCAGCCTGGCCAGAGGCATCTCAACTACTGA